In Pasteurella dagmatis, the sequence TGTATTTCATCAGCACCTTTATCGTGTAAATGCATTATTGTATGTGTATTGTGATAAACGCTTTAATGCTGAACAACGGTTAAATGCAATCACTCAAAATTTTATTTTGATGCAAGAAAAATTGAACGTGAAATTTTGTGAACAATTAATTAAACAGAAGTCGATTGTTCTGTCTAATTTAACGGAAACGTTATCTCTAAATTTAAAGATTAATGATATTGACCCTTTAGAGGGTTTCTTTTCATTAAATATTTACGATAAAAAAGAAAATCTCAGTCTATATAATGCATCATTCACATTTTTATCTCCAAATCAATTGTTAATTGCCTCAATGCAAGGGCCTAAAGGTGAAAGGGCGCAAAGCCTTGTCCGTAATATAACTAAACAATTATATGGTTTACGGCCTATGTTTATGTTGGTTAATGTATTTAAATTGTTAGCACAAGAGTTAAATTGTGAATTAAATGGGATCCCACATAAACATCAAGCTAAATATCGTTGGAATGACTCGGTTCGTTTATTGTTTAATTATGATAAATTTTGGCAAGAAAATGAGGGGGAGTTAATCGCACAATATTGGCATATTCCAACCACAATCCAGCGTAAAGCATTAGAGGATATACAAAGTAAAAAGCGCTCAATGTACAGAAAGCGCTATGAAATGCTTGATGCATTAAAAATCGATATTGCGACTTTAAAATAGTAGAAGCTATACTAGGCGGCTATAAAGGTAACTCGGTCGAATTTTTTACTGTTTTTAGTGCTATTTCAGATTTAATATTTTTTATGCCGATTTCTTTTGTTAAGTAGCGCATTTTTAAAGAATGAAATTCGTCTAAGTCGGAAACAAAGAGTTTTAAAATGAAATCGTAATCTCCAGCCATTAAATGACATTCTGCGATTTGTGGCAGTGACTTCATTTCAAATATAAAGCGTTCTCGTAATTTTAGATCTTCTTCAAAAAAAGAGCCTAAAACATAAATAACTAGACTACAATTTAATTTTTGTGGGTTTAATAGCGCAACATAATTATCAATAACACCACTGTCTTCAAGTTGGTTGACTCTACGTAAGCACGCAGAATTAGATAATCCAATTTCTTTTGCTAACTCATTGTTATGTAAGCGACCATTCCGTTGTAATGCTTTTAAGATCCTAGTATCAATATTATCGAAAATTTTATCTTTAGGCATATCCCAACCTTATTGTGCATCCACGTTTTCATTTTTTATTATAGCAAGGCTGCCATTTAAAATCTGTGATCAATGACAGCCTTTGAAAAATAACATCATTTAGACGCTGTACAGCGAAACTTGAATAACTAGTAATATGGATGCAATAACCAGTAGACATCCTATCATTGGCATCACAAATCGAACCCACTTGTTGAAAGGAATATTTAACATTTGTAATGTTACTAAGACTAATCCTGTTGGTGCCAAGAATAGCATTGCATATTGCCCCCAGTT encodes:
- a CDS encoding VirK/YbjX family protein, yielding MSFIFSFPTFSQMYPDEKRLLKRLREFLRYMGRTQIYHRQCDELESFLNSHPLFADVFHQHLYRVNALLYVYCDKRFNAEQRLNAITQNFILMQEKLNVKFCEQLIKQKSIVLSNLTETLSLNLKINDIDPLEGFFSLNIYDKKENLSLYNASFTFLSPNQLLIASMQGPKGERAQSLVRNITKQLYGLRPMFMLVNVFKLLAQELNCELNGIPHKHQAKYRWNDSVRLLFNYDKFWQENEGELIAQYWHIPTTIQRKALEDIQSKKRSMYRKRYEMLDALKIDIATLK
- a CDS encoding Lrp/AsnC family transcriptional regulator; this encodes MPKDKIFDNIDTRILKALQRNGRLHNNELAKEIGLSNSACLRRVNQLEDSGVIDNYVALLNPQKLNCSLVIYVLGSFFEEDLKLRERFIFEMKSLPQIAECHLMAGDYDFILKLFVSDLDEFHSLKMRYLTKEIGIKNIKSEIALKTVKNSTELPL